The proteins below come from a single Lates calcarifer isolate ASB-BC8 linkage group LG11, TLL_Latcal_v3, whole genome shotgun sequence genomic window:
- the slc2a6 gene encoding solute carrier family 2, facilitated glucose transporter member 6, whose amino-acid sequence MSAERSENTPLLSRRLTSSESQINNSKLFLAVFSAVLGNFNFGYSLVYSSPVLPKLTSPDASPELKMNTEQAAWFGSIYTLGAAAGGLGAMLLNDMIGRKLSIMMSAVPSTIGYMLMGGAMNLWMLQVGRFLTGVAGGMTAASIPVYISEISHKAVRGALGSCPQITAVFGTLSLYALSLVVPWRWLAIAGEVPALLMVVLLSFMPSSPRRLLSIGQEQKAEKALRWLRGSQYDTQIELSAIQHSINTQSRVTWSELATPNYYRPIFISVVMRFLQQMTGVTPILVYLEPIFAQSKVSLEPKYDAAIVGAVRLFSVAVAASLMDKAGRKALLYTSSMLMFVSTLTLTMISHTTPCPPGPTPPNNTMSLDYSPHNGTGNILEASQQGSASIIPLISTMVFIFGYAMGWGPITWLLMSEVLPLVARGVASGLCVTVSWLTAFMLTHAFTHLVDKYGLYVPYLLFTVVCVVCLLFNAVCIPETRGRSLEEIENYFRTGRTFTIRRSHSNIQSS is encoded by the exons ATGTCtgcagagagaagtgaaaatacTCCGCTGCTGAGCAGAAGACTAACATCATCTGAATCCCAG ATCAACAACTCCAAACTGTTCCTGGCTGTTTTCTCAGCCGTCTTAGGGAACTTCAACTTCGGTTACTCCCTGGTCTACTCGTCCCCTGTCCTGCCAAAGCTCACAAGCCCAGATGCCAGCCCTGAGCTCAAGATGAACACGGAGCAGGCCGCCTGGTTCGGCTCAATCTATACGCTGGGTGCAGCGGCCGGCGGGCTGGGGGCCATGCTGCTCAACGACATGATTGGACGGAAGCTGAGCATCATGATGTCAGCAGTGCCGTCGACTATTGG ATATATGCTGATGGGAGGGGCTATGAACTTGTGGATGCTGCAAGTGGGCCGTTTCCTTACAGGCGTCGCCGGTGGAATGACTGCAGCATCTATTCCT GTTTACATCTCAGAGATCTCCCACAAAGCAGTGCGAGGCGCTCTGGGCTCCTGCCCTCAGATTACTGCTGTGTTTGGGACCCTGTCGCTCTACGCCCTCA GTTTGGTGGTACCGTGGCGGTGGCTGGCAATAGCCGGGGAGGTGCCAGCTTTGCTGATGGTTGTGTTGCTATCATTCATGCCCTCCTCTCCAAGGCGGCTCCTCTCCATTGGCCAAGAGCAGAAGGCTGAGAAAGCCCTCCGCTGGCTTAGGGGAAGTCAATATGACACACAAATCGAGCTCAGTGCTATACAA CacagcatcaacacacagaGTAGAGTTACATGGTCTGAGCTTGCCACACCCAACTACTACCGGCCAATCTTTATCTCTGTGGTGATGCGTTTCCTGCAGCAGATGACAGGGGTCACTCCCATTCTGGTCTACCTGGAGCCTATCTTTGCCCAGAGCAAAGTCTCCTTGGAGCCCAA gTACGATGCTGCCATTGTTGGTGCAGTTCGCCTCTTTTCTGTTGCCGTGGCAGCCAGTTTGATGGACAAGGCAGGACGCAAAGCCCTGCTGTACACGTCaagcatgctgatgtttgtgtCAACTCTGACTCTGACCATGATCTCCCACACCACACCTTGCCCTCCAGGACCCACTCCACCGAACAACACAATGAGTTTGGACTACAGCCCCCATAATGGTACCGGAAACATTTTAGAAGCCAGTCAGCAAGGTTCTGCAAGCATCATTCCTCTCATCAGCACCATGGTATTTATATTTG GATACGCCATGGGATGGGGCCCAATCACATGGCTGCTGATGTCAGAGGTGTTGCCGCTGGTTGCCAGGGGCGTGGCTTCAGGTCTGTGTGTTACTGTCAGCTGGTTGACTGCCTTCATGCTCACACACGCCTTCACACACCTGGTAGACAAGTACGGCCTGTATGTGCCCTACCTGTTGTTCACGGTGGTGTGTGTCGTCTGCCTGCTGTTCAATGCTGTGTGCATCCCAGAGACTCGCGGCCGCTCGCTGGAAGAAATAGAGAACTATTTCAGGACAGGCCGCACGTTCACCATCAGACGGAGTCATTCCAATATACAGTCCAGCTGA